Proteins encoded by one window of Methanobacterium sp. CWC-01:
- a CDS encoding FmdE family protein, whose protein sequence is MENESIKSFEEVTQFHGHVCPGSAIGYRAAEAGMKELSQERAPDEEIVAMVENDSCAVDAIQVLTGCTLGKGNLIFLDHGKQAYTFIPRKDGEGVRVSIKSSFDVSNLEPKLNPLRMKVSQGTASIQEKEELQTLMSSVTRKILEMPLDEIFIVERIDVQLPPRAKIYPSVQCAECGDMVSEHRCRVKDGNMVCIPCFEKD, encoded by the coding sequence ATGGAAAATGAATCTATCAAGTCATTCGAAGAAGTAACCCAATTTCATGGACATGTCTGTCCTGGCTCAGCCATTGGTTATAGGGCAGCGGAAGCGGGTATGAAAGAATTATCACAGGAAAGAGCCCCTGATGAAGAAATCGTGGCCATGGTGGAGAATGATAGTTGTGCAGTTGACGCCATTCAGGTACTTACTGGTTGTACCCTGGGTAAAGGGAATCTCATATTCCTGGACCATGGAAAACAGGCATACACTTTCATCCCACGAAAAGATGGGGAGGGAGTGCGGGTATCAATTAAAAGTTCCTTTGACGTCAGTAATCTGGAACCAAAGTTAAATCCCTTGAGGATGAAGGTATCCCAAGGAACTGCCTCTATTCAGGAAAAAGAGGAACTTCAAACTTTGATGTCCTCCGTAACTAGGAAGATACTGGAAATGCCCTTAGATGAAATATTTATAGTGGAAAGGATTGATGTGCAATTACCACCTCGGGCAAAGATTTATCCGTCAGTACAGTGCGCGGAATGTGGAGATATGGTCTCCGAACATCGATGTAGAGTTAAAGATGGGAATATGGTCTGTATCCCCTGTTTTGAAAAGGATTAA
- a CDS encoding cell wall biosynthesis protein has translation MSLVYMLFIAALLLSAILTLIFKAAFEKIGGTLYTPVRGGTARAVGVAPFIVIFIFFPPPYNYLIAIMGIFAFFDDIIGRKKVNNLPFELGQLSRGLGIILVMWMGYYYLGPVSILVALMVQPLNIADMQPGIAASTIIIMGSFMALILYLVSGDPYLPLIIIAACVGYAPLDYQGKIMMGEVGNHSFGVSLGILYALLGNYVSGFYAWGSWTTVLIVFALLILTSILIAILRRKNLQNFLETKLKIIDPVFGDYVMDVLTGGGLGDLSRRIILGKRSVVIKNRLGIFFGFRRLVYNPYSRND, from the coding sequence ATGTCACTTGTATACATGCTATTTATAGCGGCGCTCTTACTATCTGCCATCTTGACTTTAATTTTCAAGGCTGCTTTCGAAAAGATTGGTGGAACTCTTTACACGCCTGTAAGGGGTGGTACCGCTCGGGCAGTGGGAGTTGCACCATTTATAGTGATTTTTATATTTTTTCCCCCGCCATACAACTATTTAATCGCTATTATGGGTATTTTTGCTTTTTTTGATGATATTATCGGCAGAAAAAAGGTTAATAACCTTCCTTTTGAGCTGGGACAGTTATCCCGTGGGTTAGGGATAATTCTGGTCATGTGGATGGGATACTACTACTTGGGTCCGGTTTCTATCCTGGTGGCCTTGATGGTGCAGCCCCTGAACATCGCCGATATGCAGCCTGGAATCGCAGCATCTACCATCATTATAATGGGTTCCTTCATGGCGTTGATTCTTTATCTGGTCTCAGGAGATCCTTATCTTCCCCTCATCATCATCGCCGCCTGTGTGGGCTACGCTCCCCTGGATTACCAGGGAAAAATTATGATGGGAGAAGTGGGTAACCATTCCTTTGGTGTCAGTTTGGGAATACTGTATGCATTGTTAGGTAATTATGTGTCTGGATTCTATGCCTGGGGAAGTTGGACTACGGTATTGATTGTGTTTGCTCTTTTAATACTCACGTCAATCTTAATCGCCATCTTAAGACGAAAAAATCTTCAGAATTTCTTGGAAACAAAATTAAAAATTATAGATCCTGTTTTTGGTGATTATGTTATGGATGTTTTAACCGGTGGCGGTCTGGGTGACCTTTCACGCCGGATAATATTGGGGAAACGGAGTGTAGTTATAAAAAATAGATTAGGAATATTTTTTGGATTCCGTCGACTGGTTTACAATCCTTATTCTCGGAATGATTAA
- a CDS encoding NAD(P)/FAD-dependent oxidoreductase translates to MEVVVIGGGPAGRSAAMEASQLEAEVTLIEKDKIGGKCLHKGCMVVCGLNDVAKFYLDSQNYQKQGMISEIPEINFSEVTKRLRDTTGKIKKVLEFETHSTGVEIINGEAHIQKDRVVVDNKEIPYDKLLIATGSRAKIPPIRGVENAVTYADLPYLEDLPEKLLIVGSGVIAAEFASIFSSFGSEVRVFCRSQFLKMLDPEVKEYVIKNLLPGVDITEGARVNEISNEGLKIAQQTVEGQVLLATGLTPNSEIAQNMVKIGDHKEILVDSHMQTSNPCVYAAGDVIGGVTNTPISRMEGVIAARNACGISSTMDYSWTPQSISLYYDVSFLSPQDHQAGTVATIPGSAGPGSFWRVLEGKTGLTKVSVDLDEGFITGVSSVSPSSRTNMAYLAKMIRDGYKAPDFDDFLEVHPSTDAVYKLLRFFGEYI, encoded by the coding sequence ATGGAAGTGGTGGTAATCGGAGGGGGCCCAGCAGGCAGGAGTGCTGCTATGGAGGCATCCCAACTGGAAGCAGAGGTTACGTTAATAGAAAAAGATAAAATAGGGGGCAAATGTCTCCATAAGGGTTGTATGGTGGTTTGTGGCCTGAATGATGTTGCCAAGTTTTACCTGGACTCTCAGAACTATCAAAAGCAGGGGATGATCAGTGAGATTCCTGAAATCAACTTTTCTGAAGTTACTAAAAGATTAAGAGATACCACGGGGAAGATCAAAAAGGTGCTGGAGTTTGAAACCCACAGTACCGGGGTGGAGATAATAAATGGAGAGGCCCATATCCAAAAAGATAGGGTGGTGGTGGATAATAAAGAAATTCCTTACGATAAACTCCTTATCGCCACTGGATCCCGGGCTAAGATTCCACCCATCAGGGGAGTGGAAAATGCAGTAACCTACGCTGACCTTCCTTATCTGGAGGATCTTCCCGAGAAACTGTTAATAGTGGGGAGTGGGGTGATAGCCGCCGAGTTTGCCAGTATATTTTCTTCCTTTGGTTCAGAGGTGCGGGTATTCTGCCGGAGCCAGTTCCTGAAAATGCTGGATCCGGAGGTTAAAGAGTATGTGATTAAAAATTTGTTGCCTGGGGTAGATATCACTGAAGGTGCTCGAGTGAATGAGATAAGCAATGAGGGGCTTAAAATAGCCCAGCAAACAGTTGAAGGTCAGGTTCTGCTGGCCACCGGACTTACTCCCAACTCAGAGATAGCCCAGAATATGGTGAAAATAGGTGATCACAAAGAGATATTAGTAGACTCCCATATGCAAACCAGCAATCCCTGTGTATACGCTGCCGGGGATGTTATTGGTGGGGTTACCAACACGCCCATCTCCAGAATGGAAGGAGTTATTGCCGCCCGGAATGCCTGTGGGATCTCATCGACCATGGATTACAGTTGGACACCCCAATCCATATCCCTGTACTATGACGTAAGTTTTTTAAGTCCCCAGGATCATCAGGCCGGGACGGTGGCCACCATACCTGGTTCTGCGGGACCAGGATCATTCTGGAGGGTGCTGGAGGGTAAAACCGGGCTGACTAAGGTCTCAGTAGATTTAGATGAAGGTTTCATAACAGGAGTATCGTCTGTGTCTCCTTCATCACGGACCAACATGGCCTACCTGGCTAAGATGATCCGGGATGGTTATAAAGCCCCTGATTTTGACGATTTTTTGGAGGTGCACCCCTCCACTGATGCGGTGTACAAACTTTTACGCTTTTTTGGTGAATACATTTAA
- a CDS encoding TrmB family transcriptional regulator: MNLARETIHALQTMGLTDYETRTYIALNSIISGTATEISLAANVPRSRIYQVLKSLNKKGFIETSRGKPLKFTVIPPRDVFRISRSQIKESMDLAETELNTLYESKIPQVPAPIWLIHGPDKVVNKELEIISRAKESLFVMGGFMFPGETLRLKNVMGKVIKKGVTTRLVTTPECEVDGTKVPVVDELKDIGAELKVFKIPYLKLVVRDKKEMLIAFCKFRGESVVSESAIAIWNQYPEFVETISGIYDFIWNMELFNQGSIQI; the protein is encoded by the coding sequence ATGAACCTGGCCCGGGAAACTATTCATGCTCTTCAGACTATGGGACTAACAGATTATGAAACCAGAACCTACATTGCCCTTAACTCCATCATCTCCGGAACTGCTACAGAGATAAGCTTGGCTGCCAACGTTCCTCGTTCCCGGATATATCAGGTACTCAAAAGTCTTAACAAAAAGGGATTCATCGAAACAAGTCGCGGTAAACCTTTAAAATTCACGGTGATCCCACCTCGTGATGTTTTTCGGATATCCAGAAGTCAAATAAAAGAAAGTATGGATCTGGCTGAAACAGAACTTAATACTTTATATGAAAGTAAAATACCCCAGGTTCCTGCACCAATCTGGTTAATACACGGCCCCGATAAGGTGGTAAATAAGGAATTAGAAATTATATCCCGGGCAAAAGAATCATTGTTCGTCATGGGTGGCTTCATGTTTCCTGGAGAAACCTTGCGACTGAAAAATGTTATGGGAAAAGTCATCAAAAAAGGAGTCACAACTCGCCTGGTGACAACTCCAGAATGTGAGGTGGATGGGACCAAAGTACCAGTAGTGGATGAACTGAAAGATATTGGTGCCGAACTTAAGGTTTTTAAAATTCCTTACCTGAAACTGGTGGTCAGGGATAAAAAGGAGATGTTAATAGCTTTTTGCAAATTTAGGGGTGAGAGTGTGGTATCGGAAAGTGCAATTGCCATTTGGAATCAGTACCCCGAGTTTGTGGAAACCATTTCTGGCATATATGATTTCATCTGGAATATGGAACTGTTCAATCAAGGGTCTATTCAAATATAA
- a CDS encoding ABC transporter permease produces MKFYRIMAVARRVFRDVANDKRTLAMLFIAPIFAMTVFGLAFSGDVEGVDVIVVNQDQGFTNLQGNTTYLSQNIISNLDTKVLTIENSTNPDEARQKVVDGQASAVIIFPENFTQNAFLKTQNPSYPESAEILIQGDDSITNVKNSIQKTVTEALSDTMEEEGVNPALKITSNPIYGKDAEFIDFFVPGILAFVVFLLTTLLTLITFVGERSNGTLERVMASPITEGEIVTGYAITFGILGVIQVAFLLIIAIVFFNIMVVGNVLLAFLTVAILSLVSLSLGILLSSLAKRPEQAIQFIPFVVLPAFLLSGIFWPLQAIPDWLRPLSYLVPPTYAVDAIRAVMLKGWGLDRIWPDIVALLIFAILFLALATWSLKRRD; encoded by the coding sequence ATGAAGTTTTATCGGATAATGGCTGTTGCCCGACGGGTATTTCGGGATGTGGCTAATGATAAGCGTACCCTGGCCATGCTGTTTATTGCACCCATCTTCGCCATGACCGTCTTTGGACTGGCCTTCAGTGGTGATGTGGAAGGAGTGGATGTGATCGTAGTCAACCAGGACCAGGGATTCACCAATCTCCAGGGTAACACCACTTATCTCTCACAAAATATCATTTCCAACCTGGATACCAAGGTTTTAACTATAGAGAATAGTACTAATCCTGATGAAGCCCGGCAAAAGGTGGTGGACGGCCAGGCATCGGCGGTTATAATATTTCCAGAAAATTTCACCCAGAATGCCTTTTTGAAGACCCAGAATCCGTCTTATCCTGAAAGTGCCGAGATATTAATCCAGGGAGATGACAGTATCACCAACGTTAAGAATTCCATTCAGAAAACGGTGACAGAAGCCCTCAGCGATACCATGGAAGAGGAAGGAGTTAATCCTGCCTTGAAAATAACTTCAAACCCTATTTATGGTAAGGATGCTGAGTTCATAGACTTTTTCGTACCAGGAATTTTAGCATTCGTAGTATTCTTACTTACTACCCTTTTAACCCTCATCACCTTCGTGGGAGAGCGTAGTAACGGTACTCTGGAGAGAGTTATGGCCAGCCCCATTACCGAAGGAGAGATAGTAACTGGATACGCCATCACCTTCGGTATTCTGGGAGTGATACAGGTGGCTTTTCTGCTCATCATCGCCATAGTATTTTTCAATATCATGGTAGTGGGCAACGTGCTTCTGGCCTTCTTAACCGTGGCCATCCTATCACTGGTAAGCCTGTCCCTGGGGATACTGCTTAGCAGTCTTGCTAAACGTCCTGAACAAGCAATACAGTTCATCCCATTTGTAGTTTTACCTGCATTCCTACTTTCAGGAATATTCTGGCCCTTACAGGCAATACCCGATTGGTTAAGACCTTTATCCTATCTGGTACCACCCACCTACGCAGTAGACGCTATTAGGGCGGTAATGCTAAAAGGCTGGGGTTTGGACAGGATATGGCCCGATATAGTGGCCCTATTAATCTTTGCCATCCTGTTTCTAGCCCTGGCCACCTGGTCCCTGAAACGCAGGGATTAA
- the trpE gene encoding anthranilate synthase component I: MNVFGNIKLNNKPKRIKLSYDSPFDVFKGVYAHCESSFLLESMESDGGLSRYSVIGFEPLIILRAFGNVLQIDEGGEIREIDVDNPFDIIKDLNGKFNGQKGFQGGLVGYVSYEASRHFEPVSLKVGEYPDFEFGLFLDCVIFDRINQRVEYLTRGENRSPELESMLKENRGIGTLKFKEEGKYFSKKKFHHMVTDAQERIKEGEIFQSVLSNATKYRLQGDKLSFYEKLRRINPSPYMYHLKLGDREIIGSSPEMLVRVEGDMVETFPIAGTRPRGANPAEDARLEKELLEDEKELAEHLMLVDLARNDIGKVSQFGSVTLPEYLTVKKFSHVQHLVSRVQGKLARDKTAVDAFSAMFPAGTVSGAPKIRAMEIINELEDRPRGPYAGAVGYFALNGNADFAITIRTLISDGQHAKLQAGAGIVHDSVPEKEYEECQNKAKALILAMESLEGYT, encoded by the coding sequence GTGAATGTTTTTGGCAATATAAAATTGAATAATAAACCTAAAAGAATAAAACTAAGTTATGATTCGCCTTTTGATGTATTTAAAGGAGTATATGCTCATTGTGAAAGCTCATTCCTCTTAGAATCAATGGAAAGTGATGGTGGACTTTCAAGATATTCCGTGATTGGTTTTGAACCATTAATTATACTCCGCGCATTCGGAAACGTCCTGCAGATAGATGAAGGCGGAGAGATCAGGGAAATTGATGTTGATAATCCATTTGACATCATAAAAGACTTGAACGGCAAATTTAATGGACAAAAAGGTTTTCAAGGCGGTTTGGTGGGATATGTGTCATACGAGGCCTCCAGACACTTTGAGCCGGTTAGTTTAAAAGTTGGTGAATATCCTGATTTTGAATTCGGACTGTTCCTGGACTGTGTAATATTTGATAGAATAAACCAGCGGGTTGAATACTTGACTAGGGGGGAGAACCGATCTCCGGAATTGGAGTCTATGCTGAAAGAAAACCGCGGAATAGGTACACTGAAGTTTAAAGAAGAAGGTAAATACTTCTCCAAAAAAAAGTTTCACCACATGGTCACCGATGCCCAGGAAAGAATAAAAGAGGGGGAAATATTCCAAAGTGTCTTATCCAACGCTACAAAATACAGATTACAGGGAGATAAACTATCTTTTTATGAAAAACTACGCAGAATAAATCCATCTCCCTACATGTACCACCTTAAACTGGGAGATAGAGAAATAATCGGATCTAGTCCGGAGATGCTGGTCAGAGTCGAGGGGGATATGGTGGAAACTTTTCCCATAGCTGGAACCAGACCACGGGGGGCAAACCCTGCAGAAGACGCCCGGTTGGAAAAAGAACTTTTAGAAGATGAGAAGGAACTTGCTGAACATCTGATGCTGGTTGACTTGGCCAGAAATGACATAGGAAAGGTCAGTCAGTTTGGTTCAGTAACTTTACCTGAATATTTGACTGTAAAAAAATTTTCCCATGTGCAGCACCTGGTATCCCGTGTGCAGGGCAAACTGGCAAGGGATAAAACTGCTGTAGATGCCTTCTCGGCCATGTTTCCAGCGGGAACGGTGAGTGGAGCACCTAAAATTAGGGCCATGGAAATAATCAATGAACTGGAAGATAGACCACGAGGCCCCTATGCGGGGGCGGTGGGTTATTTTGCCCTGAACGGGAATGCTGATTTTGCCATAACCATCCGGACTTTAATCTCTGATGGTCAACATGCCAAGTTACAGGCTGGTGCCGGAATAGTGCACGATTCTGTGCCTGAAAAAGAATATGAAGAGTGCCAGAATAAAGCTAAAGCCCTAATTCTGGCTATGGAGTCATTGGAGGGTTATACATGA
- a CDS encoding radical SAM protein, translating into MMVKWIEERCRNCNLCNLVLCPQKNVKKAIESGLCMGCQACLLACPEEALIPDPSLKYPFEEYQVVVNGKSLKARGMVKDVLKNAEVRIEQIYGGENKSHSKVFMPCRSGACWACSVKVNGRYALSCITPLAPDMEIRTLENPPPLRVVSGFGAHTVGGVGTPYQLKLGKGPIEVVAFTHGCNLRCPQCQNYQMAYTAGGHLLDSHETARILIGLKDQYRVNRIALSGGECTLNPSWLLDVIKKIRTMVKDVKIHVDTNGTILTPDYIDKLTQAGMTEIGVDLKALHTSTFMRIAGLDDAALAKKYLKNSWNAVDYIIKNKLDVFLGVGIPYHSELISKEEVAEMGNYLADLDPLLQVSVLDYRGEFRRRNLMKPAFDEMMEIKSILNSSGLQKVIAQTSEGHIGP; encoded by the coding sequence ATGATGGTTAAATGGATAGAGGAACGATGCAGAAACTGTAACTTATGTAATCTGGTTTTATGTCCTCAGAAAAATGTTAAAAAGGCCATAGAAAGTGGTCTTTGTATGGGTTGCCAGGCCTGTCTATTGGCTTGTCCAGAAGAAGCCCTTATACCTGATCCATCCCTGAAGTATCCCTTTGAAGAATACCAAGTGGTGGTAAATGGGAAATCGTTAAAAGCCAGGGGAATGGTTAAAGATGTCCTTAAAAATGCAGAAGTTCGTATAGAACAGATTTATGGCGGGGAAAATAAATCTCATTCCAAGGTTTTCATGCCCTGCCGATCTGGAGCCTGCTGGGCATGTTCTGTCAAAGTTAACGGCCGATATGCCCTTTCATGTATTACTCCTCTGGCTCCAGATATGGAAATCAGGACCCTTGAAAATCCTCCTCCCTTACGTGTGGTGAGTGGATTTGGAGCACATACTGTGGGAGGAGTGGGCACTCCCTATCAGTTAAAGCTGGGAAAAGGACCAATAGAAGTTGTGGCTTTTACACACGGTTGTAATCTGCGCTGTCCTCAGTGTCAGAACTATCAGATGGCCTACACCGCGGGTGGACATCTGCTTGACAGTCATGAAACAGCGCGAATACTTATAGGCCTGAAGGACCAGTACCGGGTTAACAGAATTGCATTATCAGGCGGGGAATGTACATTAAACCCTAGCTGGTTGTTAGATGTAATAAAAAAAATCAGAACCATGGTTAAGGATGTTAAAATACATGTGGATACTAATGGGACTATATTAACTCCAGATTACATTGATAAACTGACTCAAGCAGGAATGACCGAAATTGGAGTGGATCTGAAGGCATTGCATACCTCTACCTTCATGAGAATTGCTGGCCTGGATGATGCTGCACTGGCAAAAAAGTACTTAAAAAATTCCTGGAACGCAGTTGATTACATTATAAAGAATAAATTGGATGTATTCCTGGGTGTGGGGATACCATATCATTCTGAGCTTATATCCAAAGAGGAAGTGGCAGAGATGGGGAATTATCTGGCTGATCTGGATCCTCTGCTTCAGGTTTCGGTACTGGACTATAGGGGTGAATTCAGGAGAAGGAACCTGATGAAACCAGCATTTGATGAAATGATGGAGATTAAATCTATTTTAAACTCCTCTGGTTTGCAAAAGGTGATAGCACAAACATCTGAAGGACACATCGGGCCTTAA
- a CDS encoding glycosyltransferase — protein MKALLFVTGRGVGGDAVLAINTALALTEKGIDCEYVLDNHAPAYLFKKKELPFHKTSIPQAGGHAASKVTILKAGLKAIKESRSAAKLCRKVQPDIVVGIIGGGAIIGCTAARMAGIPSVGMVATPTDSKVVSQMTTTIALPESPLFHYPHKKNNYPSYMPINPAITQGDREQALKTMSAGFDKNLPTILFSSGSTLFEKMAMAPSTVQDELDANLLVVGDPLEEIYHKYLESVLHLGYVDNLPDLYRLADVAILSDDGLMIHEALACQLPTIALTRVKYGRYHNMASIFPGSVVESGLEELSKKIREIFLEEDEIRVKTDKFAREILQAPSRIADIIYAKAKE, from the coding sequence ATGAAGGCTCTATTATTTGTAACTGGAAGAGGTGTCGGTGGGGATGCAGTTCTGGCAATTAATACCGCTCTGGCATTAACCGAAAAAGGTATTGATTGTGAATATGTCCTTGATAATCATGCTCCTGCTTATCTATTCAAAAAAAAGGAATTACCATTCCATAAGACCAGCATACCTCAGGCAGGGGGACATGCTGCCAGCAAAGTAACCATCCTCAAAGCTGGTCTTAAGGCAATAAAGGAGTCCCGGTCAGCAGCAAAACTGTGTCGAAAGGTCCAACCAGATATCGTGGTGGGTATCATCGGAGGAGGAGCCATCATTGGCTGCACCGCTGCGCGCATGGCGGGGATTCCCTCAGTGGGGATGGTGGCCACTCCCACCGATTCTAAAGTGGTGTCTCAGATGACCACCACCATCGCCCTCCCAGAATCCCCACTCTTCCACTACCCCCACAAAAAGAATAATTACCCCTCTTACATGCCAATAAACCCAGCTATCACCCAGGGCGACCGTGAACAGGCACTTAAAACCATGTCTGCAGGTTTTGATAAAAATCTGCCCACCATACTCTTTTCCTCCGGTTCAACCCTCTTTGAAAAGATGGCTATGGCCCCCTCTACAGTTCAGGATGAACTGGATGCCAACTTGCTAGTGGTTGGAGACCCCCTGGAGGAGATTTATCATAAATATTTAGAATCAGTTCTGCATCTGGGATATGTGGATAATCTCCCTGATCTGTACCGGCTGGCAGATGTGGCCATACTTTCCGATGATGGGTTGATGATCCACGAAGCACTGGCCTGTCAGCTCCCGACCATTGCCCTAACTCGAGTTAAATACGGACGTTACCACAACATGGCTAGCATCTTCCCGGGGAGTGTAGTAGAAAGCGGTCTGGAGGAATTATCCAAAAAAATCCGTGAGATCTTCCTGGAAGAAGATGAGATAAGAGTAAAAACTGATAAATTCGCCCGGGAGATTCTCCAGGCACCCTCCCGGATTGCGGATATTATCTATGCCAAGGCAAAGGAATAG
- a CDS encoding amino acid-binding protein, giving the protein MWDRIKYKFEKFPARMAVAGKIVELGLRVGEKGKIYCGDVEISDVALARAADVDRRAVRATVDVILSDEDLKSIFGNLWPAGAFLKNVAGDLGFGVVEIEAEAGSPGIVAQATYLISQEKISIRQAHAGDPELEEHPRLTIITEKPVKGELINQFLKIPGVKRVSIY; this is encoded by the coding sequence ATGTGGGATCGTATCAAGTACAAGTTCGAGAAGTTTCCGGCCCGTATGGCAGTGGCCGGTAAAATTGTAGAACTTGGTCTCAGGGTAGGAGAAAAAGGGAAGATATATTGCGGTGACGTTGAAATCAGTGATGTTGCCCTGGCCAGAGCAGCAGATGTAGATCGGAGAGCTGTTAGAGCAACAGTTGATGTGATATTATCCGATGAAGATTTAAAATCAATCTTTGGTAACTTATGGCCAGCTGGAGCATTTTTAAAGAATGTTGCTGGTGATCTTGGTTTTGGGGTGGTGGAAATCGAAGCTGAAGCCGGAAGTCCAGGGATAGTGGCCCAGGCCACCTACCTCATATCCCAGGAAAAAATTAGCATCAGACAGGCCCACGCCGGTGACCCTGAACTGGAAGAACATCCCCGTCTAACCATTATCACTGAAAAACCGGTAAAAGGGGAGTTAATAAATCAATTTTTAAAAATTCCCGGAGTGAAAAGAGTTTCCATTTATTAA
- a CDS encoding ABC transporter ATP-binding protein, whose product MTFQNELAILTSHLTKKYGNFTAVDDLDLKVKKGEIYGLLGPNGAGKTTAIKMLSNIIKPSSGHATIFGEKIPEGNISAKIGYMPQETGVYLGLTVEQNLKFYGRIFGLDKVEIKKRTDELLKFVALSDWKDEMVENLSGGMKHRVSLACTLLHQPKLLFLDEPTVGVDPELRVSFWDYFNKLRENGVTILITTHYMDEARRCDRIGFMKHGRLIAEGKPLELLKESGMDSLEDAFLEFSQRDEEGVL is encoded by the coding sequence GTGACTTTCCAGAACGAACTTGCAATTTTAACATCACATCTAACCAAAAAATATGGAAATTTCACCGCGGTGGATGATCTGGACCTAAAAGTAAAAAAAGGGGAGATATATGGACTTTTAGGCCCAAATGGGGCTGGTAAAACTACCGCCATAAAGATGTTATCCAACATCATTAAACCCAGCTCTGGCCACGCCACCATATTTGGGGAAAAGATTCCTGAAGGGAATATATCTGCTAAAATCGGTTACATGCCCCAGGAGACTGGTGTGTATCTGGGACTGACAGTGGAACAGAACCTTAAATTTTACGGCAGAATATTTGGTTTAGATAAAGTGGAGATAAAAAAAAGAACCGATGAACTTTTAAAATTCGTAGCCCTATCTGACTGGAAGGATGAAATGGTTGAGAATCTCTCTGGTGGTATGAAACACCGGGTTTCACTGGCCTGTACCCTATTGCACCAGCCTAAGCTCTTATTTTTAGATGAACCAACCGTTGGGGTTGATCCCGAACTCAGGGTGTCTTTCTGGGATTACTTCAATAAATTACGAGAAAATGGAGTGACCATCCTCATAACTACTCATTACATGGATGAAGCCCGTCGATGCGACCGCATAGGTTTCATGAAACATGGACGCCTCATAGCAGAAGGTAAACCCTTGGAACTACTAAAAGAGAGTGGAATGGATTCTTTGGAAGATGCTTTCCTGGAGTTTTCCCAAAGGGACGAAGAGGGAGTCTTATGA
- a CDS encoding HypC/HybG/HupF family hydrogenase formation chaperone, whose amino-acid sequence MCIAAPAQIMEINDNVAIVDFGGVRQQAKLDLVEDVEVGRYVLVHSGYAIEVLTEQAAKESLEAWDELLKILDEEEQS is encoded by the coding sequence ATGTGCATCGCTGCACCTGCTCAGATTATGGAGATTAATGATAACGTGGCCATTGTAGACTTTGGAGGCGTGCGACAACAAGCTAAACTGGACCTGGTAGAGGATGTAGAAGTTGGAAGGTATGTTTTAGTCCACTCCGGTTATGCTATTGAAGTTTTAACCGAGCAGGCCGCCAAAGAATCTCTTGAAGCCTGGGATGAGCTGCTTAAGATCCTTGATGAAGAAGAACAGTCCTAG